One Deltaproteobacteria bacterium GWA2_45_12 genomic region harbors:
- a CDS encoding NADPH-dependent 7-cyano-7-deazaguanine reductase QueF — MPSQPSKQLETFPNSHPNREYTINFTCPEFTCVCPKTGQPDFATIKISYIPDKLCVELKSLKLYLWSYRNEGAFHEKVTNQILDDLVAAIKPRFMEVTGDFFVRGGIHTVIEARHGTKKP; from the coding sequence ATGCCATCCCAACCCTCAAAACAACTCGAAACCTTCCCCAACTCACACCCAAACCGGGAGTACACGATTAATTTTACCTGTCCGGAATTCACCTGCGTATGCCCCAAAACAGGGCAACCCGATTTTGCCACCATCAAAATTTCGTATATTCCTGACAAACTGTGCGTTGAGCTAAAATCGCTTAAACTTTATTTGTGGTCATACCGCAATGAAGGGGCCTTTCACGAAAAAGTGACAAACCAGATTTTAGATGATCTTGTCGCCGCCATAAAACCACGCTTTATGGAAGTGACCGGCGATTTTTTTGTTCGCGGAGGCATTCATACGGTCATTGAAGCAAGACATGGCACAAAAAAACCATAG